One Rhea pennata isolate bPtePen1 chromosome 15, bPtePen1.pri, whole genome shotgun sequence genomic window, gcacacacccATGTCACTGACTCATTTGTTAAACATGGCACACAATTTTTTGATCTCAAGTCTAAGAGTCAGACGTGAGCACAAGGCAATGCCACACAGTTGAGCACACTGCTCTGCACATAAACTACCAGTAAGGCAGGCTCTATCTGCCTCAGTGTCCCAAGACTGTCCCCAGGAAGCACCAGTCCACCTTTTCATTGGGACAGCCAAGTTGGATGTCACTGTTGTCAAACACAGATTAACTTTCATGCTAAACAGTCCCAGGCCGCTGATCAGAAGGAGTTGGAATGGATTTTTGTACTTGGTCATCAGTGATCAAgctccaaacaaaaaaaaaacaaaaaacaaaaaaaaaaaaaaacagaaagaaaacactgtttctTCCCCACTTCAGCAAAGGGAAGGACGCTTTTCCAGGCTCCTCAAACCAATCACTCAGAATTAAGTCGTCGTCCCCCAGGATTCACCAGTACACAAGAACAGAGAATCACTGCACAGTGCTAGAAGCCATTTTGCTTTAACACAGCTGTCACTGGTCCCCTTATGGCTGCTTGCACACCTCCAGGAGATGGGCTAGTCTCTCTGAGGAGTCAGCCTCTTCTTGCACCACCTGCTTGCACTTCAGAAACACTCACACTGCTGGTGCAAGAATGCCTTGGCAGATCTATTTCCTAACATTGAAGCCTGGAATCCAAGGACAGGCAGTGGTTGAGGACTGAAGCTTTGCACTGTAGCTAGATTTAGGACATGATTTTTTACCCATCTCCCACAGGGGACAGACCTCTATCCCTCATTCTTATTCTGCCTGCCTTGGCACTCTGCTGCTTGCCAGAAGCACGGGAGAGTGAACAGTCTCTGgagcttttccttctctctcatgTCCTTCCAGGGGCACATCTGCCTTGCAACCACTCTGTGTTGGGATCTTGGCAGTGAAACTTGACTGCCAATGTGTCTGCCATTAGGCATTTAGCACAAAAAAACAAGCTCTTTAGCGCTGAAGAGCACAGTCACAACTCCTGAAGGTGGCAAGAATCTGGACTGAACCAGGGTTGGCTGGTAGGAGGGAGAGGTTTTGAAGGACAGAGCTGAGATGGCAAAAGGGAAGACATGCCAGCTAGAGACTAGGGCTGCAAGAACTGTGCAGCTCAGTGAACCTGCAGCCACTACTAGCTCTACTCTACTCACTCACAAACCTGCTCTCTTTATTGCTTCGTACACATTTTTGGGATCAGCTCCTGGACAACTACCAATTCACATGTCAcaggaggggctgcagcaggtgTCAGAGGTCTTGGGGAGGATGGGACACAGAAGAGTAACCTGATTAACCTGATTGCTGTGGACAGTCAGCTTGCTAACACCACACGGCCCTTGATGATGAAGGCTGCAGAAAGCTTAAGCTAGATAAACCCTCCCAGCTCAGTGCTTCTCCTGTTAACCTAACCTTTCGATATGAATAATGCGGTCCTGTGAACCGAGACAACAGTGAGGCCTGTAGAGCTGTTGAGTCCTTGTCCTCTGCTGTCCCTTGTTCTCTCAGGCACATTCTCCAATGGCTGAGACCTTCTTCCACATATCTGTCAGCCGCTGCAGCACTCTCAGCCGAACTGCAGTActgccagcacagccctcatGCTCATTCTCCCAGGCACACTTTGCTTCCGGGTGGAACAGTCACCCGACGTCAGTATTCCTGCAGCCATCAGGAAACACAGGACAGTCATCCTTTCAGTGGGGCAGGGTGACAAGGCAGCTAGGGATTTTCCAAAGGGAAAGCCAGTCAAAGGGCACATGCTTAGGCATGTTAGAGTGGAGCCTCAGCTGTGCAGGCTGTGACTGACCACAAGCAGCAGATGGCTGTGGCCTGCTGTGAGCCCCCTCTATTCCATAGCCCTCCACAGCTGTCAATACTTCCTACTCACCGTCCTGCTTCGTTACGGCTCTAGCCAGCTCTGCCCGCCCTGTCCCAGGGTTTGAATCCTCTGAAGGTTTTGAGTCACAGTTTGCAGAGCTTTTCCTGAGgacaaaccaaaaataaaaatcattagcATGAACAGGCCAATAAGTGGCAAAAAAACAGGCTGCAGACTGTGGTGTTGCTGTTCTCTTGCCTCTCCCACTGCCCTCATTCTTGTAGCTTCCAGTGCTTCTTGAACAACAGCCTCTTTGGCTGCCTGTTACTGGGACAAGTTCCCACCACTGGGCAAACAGGGAGCACGCATTAGAAGCCATCTCACAAGCAGCTCTGATAACTGAGCAAGAGGAGAGGATGGTAGCTGGGCCAAGTGTGTGAGAACTGGGGGGGACATACATCCCCTTCTCTTAGCCTTGTTCTGTCAACAGAGGACAAGATGAGAGAGATGCCTACTCAGTGACCAGGGAACTGCACGCTCCTATCTCGGAGGTGGGGAAGAGACTAGGGTCCTGAACTGTTGGGTAACTGGAAGCAGGGCCCACATCCCAATCTCCTATGCAGCTCAGCACAGGGATCAGCTCTCCTTCGCACATCTTGCCCTTTGCTGCAGCTTTGGCCTGTAACTGTGTAGCCACAGGGTATAACAACACATTACACTGACACTAGAGCTTGGCAGTTCAGTGCTCGTAGGCTTGTTTCAGAGCAAGGAGCAATAAATCCTTGCTCTTGGCTAATATTCATCCTCTCAGCAAGGTAGATGCAACCATCCAAGGTCCAGGTATCAGCAGCTGCTTTATGCTCAGCAGTGACAGCATTCCCAGCACCTAGAATCTCTCAGGGGGAGAGCATGCCATAACACAGTCCTGCAACCACCATGCTGGAAGCCTGCAAACATGCAGGGTGTGCCTGCAAAGACTCCCACGGCTCCAGTTCTAAGTGCTTTAGTACCATTGAGATCACACTGCTGGGACAACAGGGAGAGCAGGAACTGggctgagcctggggaaagttgctgctgggctgggctggcaGAGCATGCTGGGAGGCACAGGGAATGTAGGACAGAACAGCATTCACACCTTAACAGGAGAACCAGAACTTCTGCAAcacaaagggaaggaaaagatgaagacTACAGAAGAGTCTGTTCCTAGAAATTTGATCCgcagaaacacagcagaatCTACttcagcagagggaaaaaaaatgcaagaaaatccCAGCACCAGCATCAGAGCCTGGAGACTTCCCTGAACATGATGGAGAATGATTAGGTCCTTCCAACCTACCACTGCCTTCAGGACCTGGCCCAGCCATGCCCCTGCTTCAGCACAACAGATACTTCATGTGACCGGGGTTCTCCCTGACCTTACCCATTTCTCCCACACACTCCTCCAGGACAGCTGACAGCTCAGGCAAACTCAGAGACTTCAAGGAAGGCGGCCATGCTTTTAGCCCttcaagaaagagaaggaaagtaTTTATAAGTCTGCATGTTCTCAATGACACAGTGGAAACAAGGGTTTGGTGTCACCCTGACACTGTCTGCACCCAAACTGGCTTCAGAAAAGCGTTCTGTATTGCATGTTGAAAGAACTGGAATCATCTGTAAGAGGAACAGATcggggttttgttgttttttctttccagttccaCCACTTAAGATAGTTAAGATAATGTGctcggattttttttttttccctttctttcctctctctttctggaCAGGTCACTATTAAGTGAATTACAGATGGATTAAATACAGCGGACGGGAAACACCAAGATGTCCATGTGTCTTGCTTTTAAACACAAACAGTGAGTTGTATCTCTGGTAGCTTGTCATCAGGCAGCAGAATCATTTGCTGACTCTCTGCAGCAGGAATGCAGTGGGCCATCCCTACCCAGTCACACAGTCATTCACACTGCCTCAATATGTTAACAGCACAGCTCCCTAGACTGGGCCAGGGAACCAACTGGAACTTTTGATTTAAACTTCGCTCCAGAGCAGTGTGATAACACATCTGAGGAGCCCACATGCTGCACAGCAAAGTGAAGCCATAGGCCCACGAAGCAGGACAGTCATTGAGTGTCTGTGCTACAGCACTACATTTTTGGACACAGGCTTATTTGTCAGACCCCAGCATTTACTTACGAAAACGTTTCAGAGAAACTCTGCTCTAGTGAAAGTCCAAAGGCCCTCAATGCCTCAGCTGCTTTCTCTGATTAAGAACTCTTACATTAAATTTGAGGGTTTGGCAGCTCAGCCATTTCCAAATCACTTCTAATATTATCCTCTCAGGAGCATAAAGCACGTGCATGTGCCTGGTCTGAGGTTTCCCGTTTACTCAACCCCTGCACCCTTTCCCATACTCTGATAAGCTCTTTCTTCCCCAGATGCAGCACTTGACTCTCATCAAGCCACCTGCTCTCACCAGTTCCAAACTGCATCTTCGTGTCCAGCACTCTGCCAATTGCCTGCTCTTGGGTTAGCCGGGAGGACAGCTCCACCTGACAGGACCTGCCAAACAAGATAAAGACCATTAGAAGCACTCCCGTGCACTTCCAAGAACAACATGCCAGTCTCTGCCCTCCTACATCCTGCAAATACCTGCTTGGGGTGCCGAGGGACCGCATCTAACGCCCTGGGTTACAAACTGCTCCTTGTTCCTTCCCAGGTAGAGGAAGACGTGCCCCAGCCAAAGCTCAGGGCGCTCTCCACTGTGCCCCATCTCCACAGCAATCTCTGCCCCTGTCCACAGAGGAGCTGCggggggagaagagaaggagggggCGGGTTGAGCAGGAGAAAGCCTAAGCCAGGGACTATGCTTGCTTTGCATGAGAATCAAGCCTGATCCAAGGTTTCTAATGGGCTAAGCGAAGCTAGCCCAGGATAGGCATCAGGTTAAAGGAAAAGGGCCATGGATAAAGTTGTCTGGCTAACATCAAGTCATTCATTCAAGCAGTGCAGCCTCAGAGCATCACTGCATCCTTCTACCAAGCAGCCTGGGCTTCAATCAGgagagagagcagtgctctaCCCCTCACAGTTGGGAAGATTACTTTCCTATACTTTTGCAAGGCAATCTTAATTTACCCTGGTTCAGAAGTGCACAGACTCCATCCTTCTACTGCTATGTTTCCTGGCCCAGTAGAACTAGTGCCAACTTCAAGGACATGCCAGTCCTGTAACTAGATAGAAAGGGGCCCAAGACAGACAGATAACCCAACTGGGGCAGGGAAAAAAGGGCCACAAGAGCAATAAAGAATAGATTAAGGggtataaaaagagaaaactttaaGGCAGTGCTGGGCATGAATGGGGCAGGTTTTTCTGTCAGGTGCCACTAGAACTGCTAGCAGAGTCCTTCACTAGCCAGGGCAGAACACTGCTAGCCCTTTGACACTATCTGGAAGTTAAAAACTCAGTCCTGCATCCACCTGAGCATCAAGATACACCCTGAAGCTAGTCTCTAAGTGTTCATATAACCGTGAATAAAACACTTAGCCCCTTAGTTCTGAAGGAGCCGAGTGCCTTCTCCTTCTAGTTGAAATGGGGCACTTGGCacctttgggaaagaaaaaaaaaagggccaTTTTCTATCTCATGCATCAGATGAAAGACTCACATGTGTCCACATGGCTTTGGCTTGCCAACTGAGACTGTCAGGAAGAATTTAGAATGGGTTCAGATGCCCAATAAGCTTTCCTGCCTTACCTAAGGGACACCTGCAGGAGTGCCAGTATCACCCCGATCTCTGCACAGCCTATATGCCCAGTTTCCAGTAGCCACAGTGGCATTTCCTAGCAATGACTTACTTGATTTGATCCAGTAGGACCCCAGCGTTCTTGGTGATAGCTTGAGCCTCTCTGAGCTGGCACTGGACATCATTCAAGGTCTCATCCCGCTCCATCAAACAGCTCTCGGCCACTGCACGCAGCTTCTGCTCCTGGCACACTTGGCCCTTCATCACCTCCACCTCTTCACACCTCTacagcagggcagagcagaaCAGGGACTAGGCTGGGAGTGCTATATATCACCCTCTCACATGCCTGCTCCCAAAAATCCTTGAAGCTTCTGCTGTTTTAGTAGTCTAGGCAGTCAGAGGGTTCCTGCAAAAGCACGCCCAACCCAATGGGAAGTTGGCCAAGGTTCGCACACTGAACACAGATTTGCCCCACATCAAGACAGTCACaattctccttcctctccactTGCAAAGATACTCCGAAGAGCCAATTGCCCAAATCAAAGGAAATCTGTTCACTAATAGTTCTTACAGTGAAGTTGTAAACAACACTGCCAAAAAAAGTAGAGGTTTTAACATCCCCCAGCTCTTTAGTTCCCAAGTAGATCAGAACTACAGGTGTAAAGGTCTTGCGAGCACAGAGCACAAGGACTACATAATCTGCACTTGTGGGGTTGCAGAATCTACTCAACACCCAACGCATCCATTTAAAGTTATGTCTGTGCTTCTACCCCAACCTATTAGAGGCACAACATAACAGTGCACTGCTGAGCACTTACTGCAATGTGATTAGTCAtccagcagctcctggcagACTTCTTACCTTGTGCAGCTGAATGGCCAGTTCCTGCATCTCAGCCTCCAGTCGATCCGCATAGGCCAGCTCCAGGGCATCACTTGGGGGTCGAGCGTTGCTGTGCCAACGGGCAATGGCAGACGTCATTTTCCTCTTGGGTCCAAACAAACTAGTGGGACAATGGCATACACTTCACCTTTGGACTCTAGCCAAGGGGATGCCATGAGGACCTCTGCAACCTACTGGCTTCTCCAAGGCACTGCCAAAAGCAGGAGCCTGTTGCAGCCAACAACTAAGGGATCTCAATGTTGCGTGGAAGACAGGGCCAGAGACAGAAAAGTGCTCACCAGCTAAACTTTGCTGATGAGATACAGTGCATGCTGTTTCTAAGGGAGAAATTAGGagaattttaagtaaaaatgcAAGAATTACATTACAGCCACTCACGTGATGCCTATTTCCTTCAGATCACTCTCTGTGAGGGTCAGGAAGATTCGGAGGTCAACGTCTTGCTCCTCAAACACCTGCAGATACTTCAGGCACCCAATCTGCTCAAGGAACGTTGCCAGGTCCTGCAGTCCATCCAAAACAAACTTATTTACACCCTCAAACAAGAGCACCACATTTCTTGTTCATCACAAACATCTGCTTCCTCATGTTGCTGCTATGCCTGCCCAGGCTTTTGTAGCACTGCATAACTGCACTTCTCCAGCGTCACACAATGCAACAGGACTGGCCTATGTGCTGCAGCTATTGCATCTTGTACCTACTGCGAGGAATATAGACGTGCCAACATTTCCTCTAGCCCCTACCACAGCCACACTTGGTAGTATGCTCGCAGACTGAAAGAATCTGGAATAACCTTCAGAGCAACAGCAACACTTAAGCAAGTAGCTCTTTGTAGAAGTTGCTGTTCCACAAGCACCTGAGCTGGCAGACAAGTATGCCTGTATCAAAGACATTTTGGTGACAAATTCTCTTTTACCTGATAAAGCCAAGAACGAAGCTTAAAAACCCTCAGAGAAATCGCCAGAGCTAGATACAGTGGCATGGTCTGCACTACTTCAGAGGAAGCTTTCTGCCTTAGTTACCTGAGGTCCTGTATAGACAGGGGGCTCAGGAAGAATGATGTGCTGACTAGAGCTCCCAGGTTTCCCAGAGCAGTGTGTCCACTGGCTATCACTGTTGCTGTAGCGGTTCTTGATCTTAAGGCTTTTGGCTTGTTTCCGACTAGGAGGGCTATTTGCTTGATCAGaatcctgaaaaagaaaaatcatcccAGGAAAGGTAAAGGAGAATCATGTAAAGATGCCAGAATCActaaaatagtgaaaaaaaagaaagagcaggctTATTCAGTTCCCAGTCACTAATTCAGGCAGCGGCCACAAACACACATATTGAAAACTAGCAAATCCTTTACCAGAAGGGAGGAGTGAAAGAGCTCCAAAGCTGCAGCTTGATATAGGGCAACTGGTCTAGAATGGGGTATGGCTTTTGTAAACCCAATCTCGGAAGCAGCACACCGAAGCACAGAGCAACACTATGAACCAATACTCTGAACCAATACAATACAGTGAGTTTTCTGTGAGAAGTGCCTCAGGAAACAGAGGACTTGCATTCAAGCCCTGGAACAGCATCCTTCTCTGTATATATGCCTACAATAAATCAAGAGCTGGCTTTAAGATGTGAGCTGTGACTTGAATCACTGAGTAACCTCCTACTTCTTCCACTCCATTGGTACTTCACAAATGACAATATGGCCCTGCTGTATTTCTCTAAACTTTGTGATATTGTTTATCATCTTGTCAAGCTAAAGAACTGGTCCAAGCTTTGGCAGAGAATGTCCCTTCTAGACTGCTAGCTAGATGGCGTTTCCAAAAGAGCTCCAAAGTTCGGGAAGAGAGTACTGACTACCCATCAAGGACCTACTCGGGAGTGACCAAGCTCTAAGGGTTGGCTTCTTCGATCTCTCAGGCTAGTAGCCAATTTGTAATGCTCATACATGGAAACAGATTCTGTCTCTGCAATACTGACTTCCTTCCTGTAGCATGCTTCTACAGTCTCCTGTAGACTAGGGTCATAGCAGTTTGTAGAAGAGTGACAGCATCAGTCAAGCTGAAGGTAGAGAAGTGAAAATGGATATCCCCACCTCATTGCTCTCCAGAGAGCCTTCACTGCTGACCCCCAGGGCTTTGGTCAGGcactcactgctgctgctgctgctcctgacGGTTGACAAGTTGTTGGTGCAGAAAACATTCTCCTctagaaaggagagggaaaaacaaaaacaaaccaaccaagGATCAGCTTCCTTATGTTCAATTCTGATTTTGTCACCCAGTTAATCAGGGAAACCTGCTGGGAGGTGTAAAGAGAAGAGAATCCCAGAGCAAGGCTTCATATATAATATTAATGACAAGATCATTCTGCAGCATCACATGTCTGATCCCAGGCACTAGTTTTCTCCAAGTCTGTTTAATATCACAGAGAACAGGAAGGCTGAGAGAGATGACATAAGTGTAGTTTTTGATAGTAGGGTAAAAAGGAGATTATTACAACCAAGCCTGTACTCCCATTACTAAAAATCTAGAAAAGGCCTTTCCTTGAGCACAGGGCCAATGTAGAGCTATACTGTCCTTTACTACACTTACAGAGCCCACAGatcctttcctccctctgctctttCCATTAGAGCACTACACTCACTGCTTGGAGGACAGAATCAGCACCATCCAGTTTCAGCCACAGATGCAACAATGTGATGCTAAAGAGCCTATGACTGCTGCTGCCTAAACAGTCTAAGCAGATGGGGAAGGGAACACACAAACCAACGGGCTGCACATGGGCTTGTCCCTCATCCAGGCGTGCACTGCAAGTCAGGTTCTTTTCCAAGACAGTGACTTacccctgctgctgctgctctccacatCCTGCTCATTGATTGGAGAGGTAACATCCCGGTTCCGGATATCATCTGCTTCACAGCTGCCATCATCATTGAATGTAACATAGCCATGAAGAGGGACCTGGTCTGTGTGCAACAGAAGGGGAGAACAAGCAAGGAAATTAGGATGCAAGTTATCAGAGGGGCAAAAAGGAAGGGCAATTACCAGCAACCACTCAGGGACTTGAAAAGAATCCAAAGAATGGACTGTACATTCCACTGGTAGGTTCTATTTAAACAGTACACAGAAAAATTGAGAAATGCACATGCCTACAAGCTCCCTCAGGCAAACACACACGAGATGTACTTTATCTAGATAGTGCCATTGAAGAAAAGTCACAGGGAAACAGCCTTGGAGCAGAGATGCACCTTACTTACgctttcagcatttttcccctctttacTCCCAGACtatcaaggagaaaaaacatctgTCTAACAGAGCAAAATCAGACTGCACCCCCCACTTCCCACTAAGCCAAGCACATCCTGTAAAAGCATTCCTTTTGCATCTTTGCTAATACACTGGTAGCAGTCCACTACGATTTCAGAAGCTGCCAGTACTATTTTGGTACAGTTCCTATCCAAGGGGTAGCATGTATCTGTGCTAAGAGGATTAGAGAAACATTAAATATGCTTCTAAGCTCATATTTGTAGCTATTCTAGACAATGACATAATCAGCTTGAGGACTAGCTATGGTCATGAACACAAAGCAAAACTCATACCATTGCATCTAGGGGTTTATGTCTGAACTAAGACCACCTTCCTCCTCGCCTATTACACAGGTTTTACAATCTCATTTTCAAGCAGTGAGTATTTCAGGTGTCACAGATGACAAAACTCAGAGCTCTAGGAACAGTGAGTCCACTTTCATTATCACCGATATCTTGGCCTGTTTAACTGCTTACTCCATTATCAAGCTTTTAAACCTACCTCCAAAAAGGAAGATGAACTGTTCAAGAGTCAGGGAATAGTGACTGAGTGAACAACAGCATTTGTTCCACTGATAAGTGAAGCAAACATCAATATCCAACCCTGACAAGGAAGCTCGGGTGtttagttttcaaaacagagattGTATAGCCTTGTATGAGGGTGTTTGCTACCTTTTTCCAGTACAAGCCACACAGAaacctccctccccctttcAATAAAAGAAGGCACAGAAATAGCTGCAGAGCACTTAGGAGATCAAAAAGGACTCTCAAtatagcttttaatttttctcacCATAGTGAGACTGCTTCTTTCCTCCAATTCCAACTGCTGTTATTTTAGCCAAAGCCTGGGGCCCTTCATGAATGCTGGGACCCTTGGTCCTACGAACAGGTCGCTGTCTCTGGGGAGCAGAACATGATTCATCTGAGGAACTCAAGTCTTCATATTTTCCTGTGGTCAAAACAAAGGCTGTTGGCAGTGTGTTAATTTACCTACTTTATTTGCTACTGGtcctggggaagaaaaaaaaaaaagggacaaaaaCCCCATAGATTCATTAGGTGAGAAAAGAAGCAGGAGACCAAAATTGCTGGATCCACACTTCTtccactccagccttcaaaaagggcaaggaggatcCAGGGAACTACAAGACAGTCATCCTCATCTCATTCCCTAGAAGTGATAAAACAGCTCACTCTGGATACCCTGTCCAAGCAActaaaggacaagaaggtggtcagcagcagtcagcatggattcacacagggaaaaaaatcacacttaaCCAACCTGACTTATAGCCTTCCACAACAGGATGCCTGGCTGAGTAGGCAAGGGCAGAGCACTGCAGGTTGTCTACCTTGacctcagcaaggcttttgacaccgtctctCGTAACATCCTCAACGGGCAAGCTAATAAAGTATGGGCTAGATGAACAGACAGTGAGGCGGACTGAAGACCGGCTCAACGGCACAGCTCAGAGGGTTGCGATCAGCGGCACAAAGTCTGcttggaggcctgtagctagaGGTCGCCCCCCCCGGGGTCGATACTGGCTCCAGGCCTGCTCAACTTATTCACCAACGGCCTGGATGAAGGGATAaagtgcaccctcagcaagtttgctgatgtcacaaaactgggaggagcggctgatgCTCCAgcgggctgtgctgccattccgAAGGGACCTCGACAGACTGCAGAGATGGGCGGAGAGCAACCTCATGAAGTCCAATACAGGCAAGCGCAGAATCCTGCATCCAGGGAGGAGTAACCCTACGCCCCAGCACAGGCCGGAGGGCCgtcctgctggaaagcagctctgcagaggaggacctgggcgTCCTGGTGGACAACCAGTTGGACACGAGCCAGCAGCACGCCCCTGCGGCCACAAAGGCTGGTGCGATCCAGGGCTGCACTGggcagagcactgccagcaggtcaaggcaggtgatccttcccctctgggCTGAGGTCACACCTGGAGTACTACGTCCAGTTCGGGGCTCCCCGGGACAAGAGACACACGGAGCTGCTGCAGCGAGTCCAGtaaagggctacaaagatgattaatgGACTAGAGCAgctctcatatgaggaaaggctgagagagttgggactgttcagcctggaacAGAGAAGACTAGGGGAAATTttatcaatgtatataaatatctgaaggcaAGGTATAAAGAGGATGTGGCCAGagtcttttcagtggtgcccagaaacaggacaagaggcaatgggcacatCCCGAAACACTGGAAGTTCTGTCAGAACATGAGAAataacttctttactgtgagggtgactgagcactggaacaggttgctcagaaaGGCTGTGAactctccatccttggagatattcaaaagccatctggacacaatcctgggcaacacgcac contains:
- the ANKS3 gene encoding ankyrin repeat and SAM domain-containing protein 3 isoform X2, producing the protein MYASYIGHDTIVHLLLEAGVNVNIPTPEGQTPLMLASSCGNESVAYFLLQQGAELEMKDIHGWTALFHCTSAGHQQMVKFLLDNGANANCKEPVYGYTPLMEAAASGHEIIVQYLLNHGVKVDVRDNTGATARTLAMKYGHTKIVGLIDLHTAPVPKVFCRGPGKYEDLSSSDESCSAPQRQRPVRRTKGPSIHEGPQALAKITAVGIGGKKQSHYDQVPLHGYVTFNDDGSCEADDIRNRDVTSPINEQDVESSSSREENVFCTNNLSTVRSSSSSSECLTKALGVSSEGSLESNEDSDQANSPPSRKQAKSLKIKNRYSNSDSQWTHCSGKPGSSSQHIILPEPPVYTGPQDLATFLEQIGCLKYLQVFEEQDVDLRIFLTLTESDLKEIGITLFGPKRKMTSAIARWHSNARPPSDALELAYADRLEAEMQELAIQLHKRCEEVEVMKGQVCQEQKLRAVAESCLMERDETLNDVQCQLREAQAITKNAGVLLDQIKSCQVELSSRLTQEQAIGRVLDTKMQFGTGLKAWPPSLKSLSLPELSAVLEECVGEMGKALQTVTQNLQRIQTLGQGGQSWLEP
- the ANKS3 gene encoding ankyrin repeat and SAM domain-containing protein 3 isoform X1, which produces MSELSDEASESELLSRSLSMWHGVSQMICREELDVPLDLHTASSVGQYEVVQECIQRGDLDLNKRNCGGWTPLMYASYIGHDTIVHLLLEAGVNVNIPTPEGQTPLMLASSCGNESVAYFLLQQGAELEMKDIHGWTALFHCTSAGHQQMVKFLLDNGANANCKEPVYGYTPLMEAAASGHEIIVQYLLNHGVKVDVRDNTGATARTLAMKYGHTKIVGLIDLHTAPVPKVFCRGPGKYEDLSSSDESCSAPQRQRPVRRTKGPSIHEGPQALAKITAVGIGGKKQSHYDQVPLHGYVTFNDDGSCEADDIRNRDVTSPINEQDVESSSSREENVFCTNNLSTVRSSSSSSECLTKALGVSSEGSLESNEDSDQANSPPSRKQAKSLKIKNRYSNSDSQWTHCSGKPGSSSQHIILPEPPVYTGPQDLATFLEQIGCLKYLQVFEEQDVDLRIFLTLTESDLKEIGITLFGPKRKMTSAIARWHSNARPPSDALELAYADRLEAEMQELAIQLHKRCEEVEVMKGQVCQEQKLRAVAESCLMERDETLNDVQCQLREAQAITKNAGVLLDQIKSCQVELSSRLTQEQAIGRVLDTKMQFGTGLKAWPPSLKSLSLPELSAVLEECVGEMGKALQTVTQNLQRIQTLGQGGQSWLEP